Proteins from a genomic interval of Echeneis naucrates chromosome 21, fEcheNa1.1, whole genome shotgun sequence:
- the nfe2l2a gene encoding nuclear factor erythroid 2-related factor 2a — translation MMDMEVMHPGQQDMDLIDILWKQDIDLGARREVFDYNHRQKEHELQRQRELEEEKRLDLLREQEKALLAQLQLDEETGEYIPCPPPITPLQSAVTPLEVTQNVSFTEENGDAMSFDECLQLLAETFPVEETENTSICLDTNAVSVPSNSNMMMSPDPPALPPATLSPGPLPHSQRMSPDLEQAWMELLSLPELQQCFSMQMEDTLETTSYPLPNSSEVQKPNFPFFPMTNLTDGETKSLNVCPAEFVNTLDEAVPSMAPADTVTQMEVKAPQLNTSFDADTFCDIFYSNTIVEGSGSQHGLEGNDNITMSDIPNKPSFIPMDLYSLSPGGAFDSSKYNLSAEIPDSDSGISSNTSPNASSPSKSAYGDGSFGYSDSDIEEMDHNPGSAESEYSEMISLNFQPDELQTSSVSVSGAAGHSQQQEKKLKQYKMDTSEENGHNSAPFTKDKQKKRSDVRLPRDEQRAKALKIPFTVDMIINLPVDDFNEMMSKHQLNEAQLALVRDIRRRGKNKVAAQNCRKRKMENIVGLESELDTLKEERERLLSEKSQNITNLKEMKQQLNSLYLEVFGMLRDEKGNSYSPSDYSLQQSTDGSIFLVPRIKKTFVKSKDNHISPL, via the exons ATGATGGACATGGAAGTGATGCACCCCGGTCAACAG GACATGGACCTGATTGACATACTGTGGAAGCAGGACATTGATCTTGGAGCAAGGCGAGAGGTGTTTGACTACAACCACCGACAGAAAGAGCATGAGCTGCAGAGGCAACGTGAgctggaagaggagaagaggctgGATCTCCTCCGGGAGCAGGAGAAGGCCCTACTTGCACAGCTACAGCTGGATGAGGAGACAGGAGAGTACATACCCTGCCCGCCACCCATCACCCCTCTGCAATCGGCTGTCACACCTTTAGAGGTTACACAG AATGTCAGCTTCACGGAGGAGAATGGTGATGCCATGTCATTTGATGAATGCCTGCAGCTACTAGCAGAGACGTTTCCTGTAGAGGAAACTGAG AACACTTCAATTTGCCTGGACACAAATGCTGTTTCAGTACccagcaacagcaacatgatGATGTCCCCTGATCCACCAGCTCTTCCACCAGCCACGCTCTCCCCGGGGCCGCTGCCACATTCACAGAGGATGTCCCCAGATTTGGAGCAGGCCTGGATGGAGCTTTTGTCTCTCCCTGAGCTGCAG cAATGTTTCAGCATGCAAATGGAGGACACGCTGGAGACTACATCTTACCCTCTTCCGAACAGCTCTGAAGTACAGAAGCCAaacttcccttttttccccatgaCCAATCTCACAGATGGGGAAACAAAGAGTTTAAATGTTTGCCCTGCAGAGTTCGTCAATACGTTGGATGAGGCTGTCCCCAGCATGGCTCCAGCAGACACTGTCACCCAAATGGAGGTGAAAGCTCCCCAGTTAAATACCAGCTTTGATGCAGACACTTTCTGTGATATATTTTATTCCAACACCATTGTGGAAGGGAGTGGTAGTCAGCATGGCCTTGAAGGAAATGACAACATTACCATGTCTGATATCCCAAACAAGCCTTCCTTCATTCCCATGGACCTTTACAGCCTCTCACCTGGTGGTGCATTTGACAGCAGCAAATACAATCTGTCGGCTGAAATTCCAGACTCAGATTCAGGAATCTCTTCAAACACCAGTCCAAATGCGAGTTCACCCTCAAAATCTGCATATGGAGATGGGTCCTTTGGTTACAGTGATTCAGATATAGAGGAGATGGACCACAACCCAGGAAGCGCAGAGTCTGAATACTCAGAGATGATCTCACTAAATTTCCAACCTGATGAGCTTCAGACAtcttctgtctctgtatctGGAGCTGCAGGGcactcacagcagcaggagaagaaactCAAACAATATAAAATGGACACATCAGAGGAGAACGGCCACAACAGCGCTCCGTTCACCAAAGACAAGCAGAAGAAACGTTCTGATGTGCGTCTCCCCAGAGACGAGCAGAGGGCCAAGGCTCTCAAAATCCCTTTCACTGTTGACATGATTATCAATCTGCCTGTTGATGACTTCAATGAGATGATGTCAAAGCATCAACTGAATGAGGCCCAGCTGGCCCTGGTCCGAGACATACGCCGACGCGGCAAGAACAAAGTAGCGGCCCAGAACTGCCGCAAACGCAAGATGGAGAACATAGTGGGTCTGGAGAGCGAGCTGGATACActgaaggaggaaagagagcGTCTGCTGAGCGAAAAGAGCCAGAACATCACAAACCTGAAggaaatgaagcagcagctcaACAGCTTATACCTGGAAGTCTTTGGCATGTTGAGAGACGAGAAGGGGAATTCCTACTCCCCATCCGACTACTCCCTCCAGCAGTCGACTGACGGCAGCATCTTCCTGGTCCCTCGCATTAAAAAGACTTTCGTCAAGAGCAAGGACAACCACATATCTCCTCTGTAA